Proteins encoded by one window of Tunturibacter psychrotolerans:
- a CDS encoding arginine--tRNA ligase, with protein sequence MYRTIQQSLLAQIQAILLAKYDVTLTNLVVEQPPSIALGELALPVAFELAKRLRKAPRAIATELAAELTAALPSLEGIASVEVAGAGYLNIRLDRAATVRRIAADQHADIGGPGFRLVEHTSINPNKAAHIGHLRNAILGDTFQRLLRPDRFKTGYEVGVQNYIDNTGVQVADVVVGLVYLEGKTLSSTRELLTELIETNQRIDFYCWDLYARVSQWYTADADHLDARKQIRLDTLHALEMGKNDTADIADLISTAVLRRHLETMQRLNIEYDFLPRESEILSLHFWDAARTLMLEKGVLYLETAGKNKGCYVMRRAGSAEEIATEDSSLPDEDAKVIVRSNGTVTYVGKDIAYHLWKFGLLSGKDFGHLKFNQYPDRCCWISAVHGETPHPSFGHADAIYNVIDSRQNDPQNNVIAALRGMGYTEAADRYTHFSYEMVALTPRCAVELGYAISEEDQKKSYIEVSGRKGFGVKADDLLDRLIAAAKSEVDTRHPEIEPAERLTIATQIAVGALRYFMLRFTRNTVIAFDFKDALSFEGETGPYVQYAIVRAANIFRKANTTAAASLAVIATLDLSNILDTEEGSSLWETWLLASKLTLLIEQCIATAEPAYLAKYAFQLAQQFNNFYHRHHVLNETDPTRKSLLLATAAVAQREMTRALDYLGIEAPPVM encoded by the coding sequence ATGTATCGCACAATCCAGCAGTCTTTGTTGGCCCAAATCCAGGCCATCCTTCTAGCGAAGTACGACGTCACCCTGACCAATCTCGTGGTCGAGCAGCCGCCCAGCATCGCCCTCGGCGAACTCGCCCTCCCCGTCGCCTTCGAACTCGCCAAGCGCCTCCGCAAAGCCCCCCGCGCCATCGCCACCGAACTCGCAGCCGAGCTCACCGCGGCCCTTCCATCGCTCGAAGGCATCGCGAGCGTAGAAGTAGCCGGCGCAGGCTACCTCAACATCCGTCTCGACCGCGCCGCCACCGTCCGCCGCATTGCCGCCGACCAGCACGCCGACATCGGCGGCCCCGGCTTCCGCCTCGTCGAGCACACCAGCATCAACCCCAACAAAGCCGCCCACATCGGCCACCTCCGCAACGCCATCCTCGGCGACACCTTCCAGCGCCTCCTCCGCCCCGACCGCTTCAAAACCGGCTACGAAGTAGGCGTTCAGAACTACATCGACAACACCGGCGTCCAGGTCGCAGACGTAGTCGTAGGCCTCGTCTACCTCGAAGGCAAAACCCTCTCCAGTACCCGCGAACTCCTCACCGAACTTATCGAAACCAACCAGCGCATCGACTTCTACTGCTGGGACCTCTACGCCCGCGTCTCCCAGTGGTACACCGCCGACGCCGATCATCTCGACGCCCGCAAGCAGATCCGTCTCGACACCCTCCACGCGCTCGAGATGGGAAAAAACGACACCGCCGACATAGCCGACCTCATCTCCACCGCCGTCCTTCGCCGCCATCTCGAAACCATGCAGCGCCTCAACATCGAATACGACTTCCTCCCCCGCGAAAGCGAGATCCTCTCCCTCCACTTCTGGGACGCGGCCCGCACGCTCATGCTCGAAAAAGGTGTCCTCTATCTCGAAACCGCCGGCAAAAACAAAGGTTGTTACGTCATGCGCCGGGCAGGTTCCGCTGAAGAAATCGCAACCGAAGACTCCAGCCTCCCCGACGAAGACGCCAAGGTCATCGTCCGCTCCAACGGCACCGTCACTTATGTCGGCAAGGACATCGCCTACCACCTCTGGAAGTTCGGCCTCCTCTCCGGCAAGGACTTCGGCCATCTAAAATTCAATCAGTATCCCGATCGCTGCTGCTGGATCTCCGCAGTCCACGGCGAAACCCCACACCCAAGCTTCGGCCACGCCGACGCCATCTACAACGTCATCGACTCCCGCCAGAACGACCCCCAGAACAACGTTATCGCGGCGCTCCGCGGCATGGGCTACACCGAAGCCGCCGACCGCTACACCCACTTCAGCTACGAGATGGTCGCCCTTACCCCCCGCTGCGCCGTCGAACTCGGCTACGCCATCAGCGAAGAAGATCAGAAAAAATCCTACATCGAAGTCAGCGGCCGCAAAGGCTTCGGCGTCAAAGCCGACGACCTCCTCGACCGCCTCATCGCCGCCGCAAAATCCGAAGTCGATACCCGCCACCCCGAGATCGAACCAGCCGAGCGCCTCACCATCGCGACCCAAATCGCAGTAGGCGCTCTCCGCTACTTCATGCTCCGCTTCACCCGCAACACCGTCATCGCCTTCGACTTCAAAGACGCCCTCAGCTTCGAAGGCGAAACCGGCCCCTACGTCCAGTACGCCATCGTTCGCGCGGCCAACATCTTCCGCAAAGCGAACACGACCGCAGCCGCATCCCTCGCAGTCATTGCCACACTAGACCTCTCCAACATCCTCGACACCGAAGAGGGAAGCAGCCTCTGGGAGACCTGGCTCCTCGCCTCAAAACTTACCCTGCTAATCGAGCAGTGCATCGCCACTGCCGAGCCAGCCTATCTCGCCAAGTACGCCTTCCAGTTGGCCCAACAGTTCAACAACTTCTACCACCGCCACCACGTCCTCAACGAGACCGACCCCACCCGCAAATCCCTCCTCCTGGCCACTGCCGCAGTAGCCCAACGCGAGATGACCCGCGCCCTCGACTACCTAGGCATCGAAGCCCCCCCAGTTATGTAA
- a CDS encoding leucine-rich repeat domain-containing protein, whose product MPNSSAPALNLWKRHLGVVPDYVWQQTDLETLILADNELSEISPKIGNLKNLRTLDLGHNQLTNLPDILGDLVNLTDFLYLHDNHLTSLPPSVGKLKNLRYLNLSENAFPLLPDCLSCLSSLVELRSTDNLLTELPDSIGSLSNLRELHLRNNHLTTLTASIANLSELRQLDLRGNPLETLPESLAHLPKLEKLDLRWVTTLTPPTWFKDLEARGCLVYL is encoded by the coding sequence GTGCCCAACTCCTCCGCGCCAGCTCTCAACCTATGGAAGCGCCATCTCGGTGTCGTCCCAGACTACGTCTGGCAGCAGACTGACCTCGAGACCCTGATCCTCGCCGACAACGAGCTCTCCGAAATCTCCCCAAAAATCGGAAACCTCAAAAACCTTCGCACCCTCGACCTCGGCCACAATCAACTCACAAACCTCCCCGACATCCTCGGCGACCTAGTCAACCTCACCGACTTCCTCTACCTCCACGACAACCACCTGACCTCCTTACCGCCTTCCGTCGGAAAACTCAAAAACCTCCGCTACCTCAACCTGAGCGAAAATGCCTTCCCGCTCCTCCCCGACTGCCTCTCCTGCCTATCCAGCCTGGTCGAACTCCGCTCGACTGACAACCTCCTCACCGAACTCCCCGACTCCATCGGCAGCCTCTCCAATCTCCGCGAGCTACATCTCAGAAACAACCACCTCACAACCCTCACCGCCTCAATCGCCAACCTCAGCGAACTCCGCCAGCTCGATCTGCGAGGCAATCCCCTCGAAACCCTCCCCGAATCCCTGGCCCATCTGCCAAAACTTGAAAAACTAGACCTCCGCTGGGTCACAACCCTCACCCCACCAACCTGGTTCAAAGA
- a CDS encoding cohesin domain-containing protein encodes MLYSPERDSLAGTAPTGSAEAGKIFPAGVISGKRHNLYGVKDENGSSMGRLYKSISKLSTSLRRVLPALLLCGIAGLSTARAHAQSASTWDKRGQDAEARQDFDAAYEDYHNAVLKKPKDLRFREHFDHMRFQAAVSHVDRGRVLRQSGDLNGALTQFTRAQQIDPGNQAAAQEIDAIQKQQQIDRDNTPQAKEQMSQQNETLSTIGSISGPVELKPVSNDPITLHMVEDVKVIYEAIGKAAGLNVLFDPDYSSKRIPVDLTNVTLSDALRIVGTISGTFYKAITPNTIFVATNSRTKRTDLDEQAVQTFYLTNASQQNDANEVVIAIRNLLDPSVKIYLVPSQNAIVMRATPDQLLLAQKLLNDLDRARPEVVVDVAVLEVNKNVEHNLGITLPQSITLTPQANPNSTTSSSSSTGTSTGSTTTSDFTLNTLAHLNANNFAVSIGGGTLNALLSDADTRVLQNPSIRATDGQRATMKIGSKIPVATGSYNAGVSTGVASIGVQTQFTYIDIGVNIDMTPTVHYDREVTLKMKIEVLSQINTVTISGVSEPVIGQRTSEQVITLKDGEPSLLAGIITKSDSLNINGTPGVGEIPILKYFFTSRDKINDKTEIVFIIIPHIVRESVLTRVNVRPIDTGTGQSIELRRDVSANDHNSEPVYANGPRSASSPTSAANAASAMVQQLSQQAQPAGPPASYVPGAQTPETPPASQPPANQTPAPAAVPGAGPPISFTVVPPDSTQAVGSTFQVAVMLGNGHDVFSVPLQLQFNPALLQLVNVDAGTFLGKDGQAVSLVHREDKGLVAISSIRPPNTAGVSGTGSLCTLTFKAIAAGDSSLSLVKVGALNSAQANLPAVGSQAVVHVK; translated from the coding sequence ATGCTATACTCACCCGAGCGCGACAGCCTGGCAGGCACGGCCCCCACAGGCAGCGCCGAAGCCGGAAAAATCTTCCCGGCGGGCGTTATCTCCGGCAAACGCCACAATCTTTACGGTGTAAAGGACGAAAACGGAAGCAGCATGGGTCGCCTGTACAAATCAATCAGCAAACTATCGACATCGCTTCGTCGCGTCCTCCCTGCTTTGCTCCTTTGCGGCATCGCGGGCCTAAGCACAGCGCGTGCCCACGCCCAGTCAGCTTCCACATGGGACAAGCGCGGTCAGGACGCTGAGGCGCGCCAGGACTTTGACGCCGCCTACGAGGACTATCACAACGCCGTCCTCAAAAAGCCCAAAGACCTTCGCTTCAGAGAGCACTTCGATCACATGCGGTTTCAAGCCGCCGTCTCTCACGTCGATCGCGGTCGCGTCCTTCGCCAAAGCGGTGATCTCAACGGCGCACTCACGCAGTTCACCCGAGCCCAACAGATCGATCCCGGCAACCAGGCAGCCGCGCAGGAGATCGATGCGATCCAGAAACAGCAGCAGATCGATCGCGACAATACTCCTCAAGCCAAAGAGCAGATGTCGCAACAGAACGAGACCCTCAGCACTATCGGATCCATCTCCGGCCCCGTAGAACTCAAGCCCGTCTCGAACGATCCCATCACGCTTCACATGGTCGAAGACGTCAAGGTTATCTATGAGGCCATCGGCAAAGCAGCCGGCCTCAACGTCCTCTTCGATCCCGACTACAGCTCCAAGCGCATCCCCGTCGACCTCACCAACGTCACCCTCTCAGACGCCCTCCGCATCGTCGGCACCATCTCCGGCACCTTCTACAAGGCCATCACGCCGAACACCATCTTCGTCGCTACCAACTCGCGCACCAAGCGCACCGACCTCGACGAGCAGGCCGTCCAAACCTTCTATCTCACTAACGCGAGCCAGCAGAACGACGCGAATGAAGTCGTCATCGCCATCCGCAACCTGCTTGATCCGAGCGTCAAGATCTATCTCGTTCCCAGTCAGAACGCCATCGTCATGCGCGCCACGCCCGATCAGCTTCTCCTGGCGCAGAAACTGCTGAACGATCTCGACCGCGCCCGTCCCGAAGTCGTCGTCGACGTCGCCGTCCTCGAAGTCAACAAGAACGTCGAGCACAACCTCGGCATCACTCTCCCCCAATCCATCACTCTCACCCCACAAGCCAATCCGAACTCCACTACGAGCAGCAGCAGTAGTACGGGCACCAGTACAGGCTCCACCACCACCTCCGACTTCACCCTCAACACCCTCGCCCACCTCAACGCGAACAACTTCGCCGTAAGCATCGGCGGTGGCACCCTCAACGCGCTGCTCAGTGACGCCGACACCCGTGTCCTCCAGAACCCCAGCATCCGCGCCACCGACGGTCAGCGCGCGACCATGAAGATTGGATCGAAGATCCCCGTCGCCACCGGCTCCTACAACGCCGGCGTCTCCACCGGTGTCGCCAGCATCGGCGTGCAGACCCAGTTCACCTACATCGACATCGGCGTCAATATCGACATGACCCCCACGGTCCACTACGACCGCGAGGTCACCCTCAAGATGAAGATCGAGGTGCTCTCCCAGATCAACACCGTGACCATCAGCGGAGTCTCCGAACCCGTCATCGGTCAGCGCACCTCGGAGCAGGTCATCACCCTCAAGGATGGCGAGCCCAGCCTCCTCGCCGGCATCATCACCAAATCCGACTCCCTCAACATCAACGGCACTCCCGGCGTCGGCGAGATTCCCATCCTCAAGTACTTCTTCACCTCTCGCGACAAGATCAACGACAAGACTGAAATCGTCTTCATCATCATCCCCCACATCGTTCGCGAATCGGTCCTGACGCGCGTCAACGTTCGCCCCATCGACACCGGCACCGGCCAGTCGATCGAGCTGCGTCGTGATGTCTCTGCCAACGACCACAACTCCGAGCCGGTATACGCTAATGGACCGCGCTCCGCCAGCAGTCCAACCAGCGCCGCCAACGCTGCCAGCGCCATGGTCCAGCAGCTTAGCCAACAGGCCCAGCCCGCCGGTCCGCCAGCCTCCTACGTCCCCGGTGCGCAGACTCCAGAGACACCGCCCGCAAGCCAGCCTCCTGCCAACCAGACTCCCGCTCCAGCAGCAGTCCCAGGCGCCGGCCCGCCCATTAGCTTCACGGTCGTCCCGCCCGACTCCACCCAGGCCGTCGGAAGCACCTTCCAGGTCGCCGTCATGCTCGGCAACGGACACGACGTGTTCTCCGTTCCGCTCCAGCTTCAGTTCAACCCTGCACTCCTGCAGCTCGTCAACGTCGACGCCGGAACCTTCCTCGGCAAGGACGGGCAGGCAGTCTCGCTCGTTCACCGCGAAGACAAAGGGCTAGTCGCTATCTCTTCCATCCGTCCGCCCAACACCGCCGGAGTCAGCGGAACAGGCAGCCTCTGCACCCTCACCTTCAAGGCCATAGCTGCCGGCGACTCCTCACTCTCACTCGTCAAAGTCGGCGCTCTCAACAGCGCGCAGGCCAATCTTCCGGCCGTCGGTTCGCAGGCCGTGGTGCATGTCAAGTGA
- a CDS encoding leucyl aminopeptidase produces the protein MDTKLLFQDAASFQTPMLAVFAVDIAVGKDAEPVVALLTTSDAVAGAAAKVLASGEFKAAAGETLLLHAPNGLKTERLLVVGLGKAKGLSVDEVRKGAGTAVRAAKPLGVRELAIAFPEDHALDDEHLETLPCMLLSRVLVEGAEVAELDWDTYRSERKDRSVRALSVIAKEAEKSTRAEIQEGFDAGLIVAAAQNFTRTLVNEPGNVLTPTELGKRAAAMCAEVGLKCEVHSTAKLQELKMGAFAAVAQGSEQPPALIVMTYEPKLGKGESFGADSPVLGLVGKGITFDTGGISIKPGDGMEKMKYDMAGAAAMIGAMRAIAQLKPKVKVIGIVCSAENMPDGKAYRPGDVVTAMSGKTIEVINTDAEGRLVLADGLHYAKTLGCTHLIDAATLTGACVVALGIVNVGLFSNDEATWQKFTDAAKISGEKFWRLPCTDDYKDQIKSHIADMRNTGANRWGGAISAAMFLKEFVGETPWVHLDIAGCAWNDENKPWLANGPSGIAVRSILEWVRAYAA, from the coding sequence ATGGACACGAAGCTACTTTTTCAGGATGCTGCCAGTTTTCAGACGCCAATGCTGGCTGTGTTTGCCGTGGATATTGCTGTAGGCAAAGATGCCGAGCCTGTGGTGGCTTTGCTGACGACCTCGGATGCGGTGGCGGGTGCTGCGGCGAAGGTGTTGGCGTCTGGCGAGTTCAAGGCGGCGGCAGGCGAGACGTTGCTATTGCATGCTCCGAACGGGTTGAAGACGGAGCGGTTGCTGGTGGTCGGGCTGGGGAAGGCGAAGGGGCTGTCAGTCGATGAAGTTCGGAAGGGTGCCGGGACCGCGGTGCGTGCGGCCAAACCTCTTGGAGTAAGAGAGCTGGCGATTGCGTTTCCTGAAGACCATGCGTTGGATGACGAACATCTGGAGACGCTGCCCTGCATGCTGCTATCGCGTGTGCTGGTGGAAGGCGCGGAGGTGGCGGAGCTGGACTGGGATACGTACCGGAGTGAACGGAAAGACCGATCGGTACGAGCGCTTTCTGTGATCGCGAAGGAAGCGGAGAAGTCTACGAGGGCAGAGATACAGGAAGGCTTTGATGCAGGCTTGATTGTTGCAGCGGCGCAGAACTTTACGCGAACGCTGGTGAATGAGCCGGGAAATGTTTTGACTCCGACAGAGCTGGGCAAGCGCGCCGCGGCGATGTGTGCAGAGGTGGGCTTGAAGTGCGAGGTGCACTCGACCGCGAAGCTGCAGGAGCTGAAGATGGGTGCATTTGCCGCGGTGGCGCAGGGCTCGGAACAGCCGCCGGCATTGATTGTCATGACGTATGAGCCGAAGCTGGGTAAGGGCGAGTCGTTTGGTGCGGACTCGCCGGTGCTTGGGCTGGTGGGCAAAGGAATCACGTTCGATACGGGTGGGATCTCGATCAAGCCTGGCGACGGCATGGAGAAGATGAAGTACGACATGGCTGGGGCGGCGGCGATGATCGGCGCGATGCGGGCGATTGCACAGTTGAAGCCGAAGGTGAAGGTGATCGGCATTGTGTGCTCGGCGGAAAATATGCCGGATGGAAAGGCATATCGGCCCGGCGATGTGGTTACGGCGATGTCGGGTAAGACGATTGAGGTAATTAACACCGACGCTGAGGGCAGGCTGGTGCTGGCGGATGGGTTGCATTACGCGAAGACGCTGGGTTGTACGCATCTGATCGATGCGGCGACGTTGACGGGAGCTTGTGTTGTGGCTTTGGGAATCGTGAATGTTGGGTTGTTCTCGAATGATGAAGCGACATGGCAGAAGTTTACGGACGCCGCGAAGATCTCGGGCGAGAAGTTCTGGAGACTTCCCTGCACCGATGACTACAAGGATCAGATCAAGAGCCATATCGCGGATATGAGGAATACGGGCGCGAATCGTTGGGGTGGGGCGATCTCGGCGGCGATGTTCTTGAAGGAGTTTGTGGGTGAGACGCCGTGGGTGCATCTGGATATCGCTGGATGTGCCTGGAATGATGAGAATAAGCCCTGGCTTGCGAATGGGCCGAGTGGGATTGCGGTGCGGTCGATTCTGGAGTGGGTGCGGGCTTACGCGGCTTAG
- a CDS encoding GNAT family N-acetyltransferase: MKIIRATPSQRIEAELLLNEYYEAVDVMKRDTPAAIAGYLSDESSGLWIAFVNELPAGCVVLRPLPTIEAATECKRLYVRPQFRGRGIAEALLDAMEEYALEKAANWVYLDSKDDLKDALRIYVRRGYQPCARYNDNPQATVFLRKSLRSAAD; encoded by the coding sequence ATGAAGATCATTCGTGCAACTCCGTCTCAGAGGATCGAGGCGGAGCTTTTGCTGAATGAATACTACGAAGCTGTGGACGTGATGAAGAGAGATACGCCTGCGGCGATTGCCGGCTATCTGTCGGATGAATCCTCGGGGCTTTGGATCGCATTCGTGAATGAGTTGCCTGCAGGCTGCGTTGTGCTTCGGCCGCTACCGACGATCGAGGCAGCGACGGAGTGCAAGCGGCTTTATGTTCGACCGCAATTTAGGGGACGCGGGATCGCAGAAGCCTTGCTGGATGCGATGGAGGAGTACGCACTCGAGAAGGCTGCCAATTGGGTGTATCTGGATAGTAAGGATGATCTGAAAGATGCTCTTCGGATTTACGTCCGGAGAGGCTATCAACCGTGCGCGCGGTACAACGATAATCCGCAGGCGACGGTATTTCTTCGAAAGAGTCTGCGCTCAGCCGCTGATTGA
- the smpB gene encoding SsrA-binding protein SmpB has product MPRSMSNTTAAHQPKPVVKEKDRDPVAAGKRDAAFNRSASFNYFLTDKFEAGVALRGTEVKSIREGKANLKDAYGLLKDGECFLLNAHIGPFSHGNAMNHDSLRTRKLLLHKNEVRKLEGMTKQKGFTLIPTRLYFRNGRVKCEIALAKGKQEYDKRATERKREADNEAKAAVARSQRG; this is encoded by the coding sequence ATGCCACGCTCTATGTCCAACACGACAGCCGCCCACCAGCCAAAGCCGGTGGTGAAGGAGAAAGACCGCGACCCGGTGGCGGCGGGTAAGAGAGACGCTGCGTTCAACCGGTCGGCGAGTTTTAACTATTTTTTGACCGATAAGTTTGAAGCCGGGGTGGCGTTGCGTGGGACCGAGGTGAAATCGATCCGCGAGGGTAAAGCCAATCTGAAGGACGCCTATGGGCTGCTGAAGGACGGCGAATGTTTTCTGCTGAACGCGCACATCGGACCGTTCTCTCATGGGAATGCGATGAACCATGATTCGCTGCGTACTCGGAAGCTGCTGCTGCATAAGAACGAGGTGCGGAAGCTGGAAGGTATGACGAAGCAGAAGGGATTTACGCTGATCCCGACACGGCTTTATTTTCGCAATGGGCGTGTGAAGTGCGAGATTGCGTTGGCCAAGGGCAAGCAGGAGTACGACAAGCGCGCAACCGAACGCAAGCGCGAGGCCGATAACGAGGCGAAAGCAGCGGTAGCGAGGAGCCAACGAGGGTAG
- a CDS encoding type II secretion system protein has product MSFRSAAEESASLPQSSTRTAEQGFTLLELMIVMVVIGLLAAIAIPAYTSNIRNAKEAVLKEDLHTMRQAIDSYTVDKAKAPQSLDDLVQAGYLKAMPVDPFTHRSDTWMPVQDDTLSSIDQTDSGIDDVHSGAQQTASDGTSYSTW; this is encoded by the coding sequence TTGTCATTCCGTAGCGCAGCGGAGGAATCTGCTTCTCTTCCACAGAGCTCCACCCGGACAGCCGAGCAAGGCTTCACCCTGCTCGAACTCATGATCGTGATGGTCGTCATCGGCCTGCTCGCCGCCATCGCCATCCCCGCCTACACCAGCAACATCCGCAACGCCAAAGAGGCTGTCCTCAAAGAAGATCTTCACACCATGCGCCAGGCCATCGACTCCTACACCGTCGACAAAGCCAAGGCCCCCCAGTCCCTCGACGACCTCGTCCAGGCCGGCTACCTCAAAGCTATGCCGGTCGACCCCTTCACCCATCGCTCCGACACCTGGATGCCCGTCCAGGACGACACCCTCTCCAGCATCGACCAGACTGACTCCGGCATCGACGACGTCCACAGCGGCGCCCAGCAAACCGCCTCCGACGGCACCTCCTACTCCACCTGGTAG
- a CDS encoding lysylphosphatidylglycerol synthase transmembrane domain-containing protein — protein sequence MSAAANSRNLLKTIPGLLISAFFLWYTFHNIHLDEFRALRAAHPVWILGVLGFTIASYTLRCVRWSQMMPRNGRSLRDHFAVCARVLMTSLAANNILPLRIGDIMRIFTYADDLGTSPSIILSTVILEKLLDIFVLVLMFVATVGNIATPHLRLIANISLAVSGIGLLILLVAARSLQAPVQRLFARFPAGPLLKKIEHWITLALDATGRLGVTGSLLLLLQSVIIWTCEGMIFLSALRLLGLSVDDIAAWLSVSFANLSYLIPSSPGAIGPFELAVKTSLVNHGASISQAAVFGLAIHVWMLLAVTGAGGVIFLTHRIRIHNHKPLLEEIEDLPVEMP from the coding sequence ATGAGCGCCGCCGCCAATAGCCGCAACCTGCTGAAGACCATTCCTGGCCTGCTCATCAGCGCCTTCTTCCTCTGGTACACCTTCCACAACATCCATCTTGACGAGTTCCGTGCTCTCCGCGCAGCTCATCCTGTATGGATCCTCGGAGTCCTCGGCTTCACTATCGCCAGCTACACCCTGCGTTGCGTTCGCTGGAGCCAGATGATGCCGCGCAACGGTCGTTCCCTCCGCGACCACTTCGCCGTCTGCGCCCGAGTCCTCATGACTTCGCTCGCCGCCAACAATATCCTGCCTCTTCGGATTGGCGACATCATGCGCATCTTCACCTACGCCGACGACCTCGGCACCTCTCCCTCCATCATCCTCAGCACCGTCATCCTCGAAAAGCTCCTCGACATCTTCGTCCTCGTGCTCATGTTCGTCGCAACTGTAGGCAACATCGCTACGCCGCACCTCCGCCTCATTGCAAACATCTCGCTCGCCGTCTCAGGCATCGGCCTGCTCATCCTTCTCGTAGCGGCACGCAGCCTGCAGGCTCCGGTTCAACGCCTCTTCGCCCGTTTCCCCGCCGGGCCGCTGTTGAAAAAAATCGAACACTGGATCACGCTCGCGCTCGATGCTACAGGCCGCCTGGGTGTCACCGGGTCCCTCCTGCTGCTTCTTCAGTCGGTCATCATCTGGACCTGCGAGGGAATGATCTTCCTCTCCGCTCTCCGTCTCCTCGGCCTATCGGTCGACGACATCGCTGCATGGCTCTCGGTCTCCTTCGCCAACCTCTCCTACCTCATCCCCAGCTCTCCCGGAGCCATCGGCCCCTTCGAGCTCGCCGTTAAAACCTCACTCGTAAATCACGGTGCTTCCATCTCTCAAGCTGCAGTGTTTGGCCTGGCCATTCACGTTTGGATGCTCCTCGCGGTTACCGGAGCGGGTGGCGTTATCTTCCTCACTCACCGCATCCGTATCCACAACCACAAGCCCCTGCTCGAAGAGATTGAAGATCTACCGGTCGAAATGCCATAG
- a CDS encoding type II secretion system protein gives MRSQPLSPESGLTLVELIICVAIVALLASAAIPIARFQVKRTKERELRRDLWQMRDAIDHYKDAADKGAFQIKADSLGYPPDLQTLVDGVEVTAAQGKKVKFLRKIPVDPFTNNTDWGLRSNQDDTDSDSFGGQNVFDVHSKSTGTALDGTKYNTW, from the coding sequence ATTCGTTCGCAACCACTTAGCCCCGAGTCCGGCCTCACCCTCGTTGAACTCATTATCTGCGTCGCCATCGTCGCTTTATTGGCCTCCGCAGCCATCCCCATCGCCCGCTTCCAGGTCAAACGTACCAAGGAGCGCGAACTCCGCCGCGACTTATGGCAGATGCGCGACGCCATCGACCACTACAAGGACGCCGCCGACAAGGGAGCCTTCCAGATCAAGGCCGACTCCCTCGGCTACCCGCCCGACCTCCAAACCCTCGTCGACGGAGTCGAGGTCACCGCAGCTCAGGGGAAAAAGGTAAAATTTCTACGAAAGATCCCCGTCGACCCCTTCACCAACAACACCGATTGGGGCCTGCGCTCCAACCAGGACGACACGGACTCCGACTCCTTCGGCGGCCAGAACGTCTTTGACGTCCACAGCAAGAGCACCGGAACCGCACTCGACGGAACGAAGTACAACACATGGTAG